A stretch of DNA from Montipora capricornis isolate CH-2021 chromosome 1, ASM3666992v2, whole genome shotgun sequence:
TAATCCTATGTTTCTGGATAACatcttttgcaaaagaaaatgaacGCACTTTGACATACAGTTGTATGATGTTGTGCAAAACATCTTTGGCAACACTACTGTTGCTTATCAGTTCAGAACTGGATAACATTGAATTGTATGCTGAGACAACCTCAACATCATGAACAGATCTTGATATGATATTAGCAAAAGCAATGTATTGCACATTAGTCTTCGAAGTGGCATCCCGGAAATAATGTTCAGTTCTCTCAAAAATTAATTGAGCATTTTTGGAAATTGCCCACAAACCACCACGATTTAAGGATGAAGTTAACTTCTGGCATTCGATGGCATTGTGGTCTTCTAATTTGCCAGCCTTAAGGATAGAGATTGCCTGCTCACTTTCTGAAGATTTACTAGCATGCTTAGTATGAAGTTTATGAAAAACATAACCCCCAATATACTGTAGTCcagctttttcttcatctgAAAGTTTAGTTAATGGGGTACAAGTATAAATGCTTTCAATTTCCTCCTTGCTGTGTGCTAACATACAATCAGCAACCTTGGTagacagtagtgtagcagcgTTCCTTGGCAATCCCTCAAAATGCTTAACTGCATTCAGAGCTATGGTTGAATAGAAGCAAGAATAAAATCTTTCAGCATTCCCAGACTTTATCAAGCGTTTATATAGGTCTTCAATGTCACAGAATTCAGCTGTTTTGTCGTGTAGACCGTTGTTGTAGGTGTAGGCACTTAGCTCGTCTCTGATTGATTTTGGATAGATTTTGTTGTCAGCAATTTTGAGTTTAGCTTTTTCAACAATTCTTGAGTAAGCTACAAAAGTTAAATAGCTCTCCTGTTCTCCTTCTTTTTGCTTCTCAACATCTCCTCTCGTATCTTTGTGTTTAACTGTCTTGTGTCGCTTCAGTCCGCTCTTGCTTTTGCATTTCTTGTGGCACAGTTCGCACACAACGTTTTCGAGTTGAACCTGTTGTAAACAAAAGTAACTTTCAGTTGAAAAATCAGTCATAAAACGATACTACAAAGTCTAGTTATAAGCATAGATAAAAGAAATAAGAACCACTGTTTATTAACATCGTCAGCACAGTACCACACGTAGTTATAAGGATTTAGTTATAGCACAAGTCGCTACAACAAAGCAGAACAGATGATAGTCGATCGAGCTGACAGAAGGTGAACTTCAAAGCACAGCGCTTTTCGCTAAATTCTGGGTGGCTAAGAAAGAATCCAATACTTACTTCATCAGCAGCTTCTCTAAACTGTTCATCAAGCTCTTCGTCTTCTTCCAaaatacctaaaatagcgtCAAAATCGTCTCCGAAGAAAAGTAAATCGTttgtgtccgccattttgtttaggAATTCACGCTTGGTGTGTGCACGGTCAATGTCACGTGATGGTGCAATTCAACCTCACGCACGAAACAAAAGGCCGGCCCTTTGAACTTTGCTGGGTTTCATAACCactcccctctattaactatgatctatctatctatctatccatatGGGACCAACTTG
This window harbors:
- the LOC138052084 gene encoding uncharacterized protein; the protein is MADTNDLLFFGDDFDAILGILEEDEELDEQFREAADEVQLENVVCELCHKKCKSKSGLKRHKTVKHKDTRGDVEKQKEGEQESYLTFVAYSRIVEKAKLKIADNKIYPKSIRDELSAYTYNNGLHDKTAEFCDIEDLYKRLIKSGNAERFYSCFYSTIALNAVKHFEGLPRNAATLLSTKVADCMLAHSKEEIESIYTCTPLTKLSDEEKAGLQYIGGYVFHKLHTKHASKSSESEQAISILKAGKLEDHNAIECQKLTSSLNRGGLWAISKNAQLIFERTEHYFRDATSKTNVQYIAFANIISRSVHDVEVVSAYNSMLSSSELISNSSVAKDVLHNIIQLYVKVRSFSFAKDVIQKHRIRLKQMKSKALRKDISRASHESDQQRQN